A single Triticum dicoccoides isolate Atlit2015 ecotype Zavitan chromosome 2A, WEW_v2.0, whole genome shotgun sequence DNA region contains:
- the LOC119352691 gene encoding probable LRR receptor-like serine/threonine-protein kinase At3g47570, giving the protein MHTNDMAPASSVHIPSPLVILLAILLLLSITLADYSTNTSRDALLCLKFHLHDSTTAMATWNHTTAPDFCTWHGVSCTGRRPRQPPLVVALDMEAEGLAGEIPPCISNLTSLVRIHLPNNNLSGKIPPELGRISGLRYLNLSFNALSGTIPLSIGTLHNLSSLDLGNNRLSGEIPSLLGSSPALESVSLPNNLLGGEIPQSLANSSSSLTILLLAQNQLQGFIPDFGKLSRLEMLDLSYNNLVGTVPRSIFNSSALYFLGLANNNLGGTLPSDMGNTLPNIEILMMSDNHFEGDIPPSLQNASGMTYIHLGNNSLTGVIPSFSSMSNLEYVMLYSNQLEAGDWTFFSSLANCTQLENLNVDTNNLRGALPEDSIANLPKSLTALTLSSNNISGIIPLEIGNMSNLSMLYLDRNIFMGPIPYTLGQLRNLVVLSLSQNEFTGEIPPSLGSLIQLEELYLQENQLSGSLPESLSSCKNLLALNISCNTIGGSISGHMLAGLNSLSWLLDLSHNQLAMSIPQEMGNLINLGSLNISHNNLTGRIPSTLGECVRLESLRLEGNLLQGTIPQSLSGLKGIQQLDFSHNNLSGTIPKFLETFTSLQYLNMSFNNLEGPVPTGGVFANKSGTFVQGNPRLCGNVAVEELPMCFASASTKKQKVVIPMMIALSALVALAFILGMFIFWLKRRYTSSERIGHSHMELKRITYGDVNKATNTFSPASLVGSGQFGTVYKGWFDAEDGTVAVKVFKLNQHGALHSFIAECKALQHIRHRNLVKVITACSTYDPVGNEFRALVFEYMSNGSLEDRLHNHQCGGLSLGAVICISVDIACALEYLHNQCIPPVVHCDLKPSNILFDNDDTARICDFGLAKLIHGCSPGGQSGTTSIVGPRGSIGYIPPEYGMGSEISIEGDIYSYGIVLLEMLTRKRPTNEEFSDGLTLPKYVEESLSRTQDMLQPSLASETGDQRADHIPNLQECNIFAMKDICALRLLKLGLLCSAESPKDRPAMHDVYGEVIEVKEAFFSMDN; this is encoded by the exons ATGCATACTAACGACATGGCCCCTGCATCATCAGTGCATATTCCTAGTCCTCTGGTTATACTGTTAGCCATCCTCCTCCTGTTGTCGATAACACTAGCAGACTACAGCACCAATACGAGCAGAGATGCTCTGCTCTGCCTCAAGTTCCACCTCCACGATTCCACCACAGCCATGGCCACATGGAACCACACCACCGCACCAGATTTTTGCACCTGGCATGGCGTCTCATGCACAGGGAGAAGGCCAAGGCAACCACCCCTCGTCGTGGCCCTGGATATGGAGGCAGAAGGCCTCGCCGGTGAGATCCCACCCTGCATCTCCAACCTCACTTCTTTGGTAAGAATCCATTTGCCCAACAACAACCTCTCCGGTAAAATCCCACCGGAACTTGGGCGGATCTCCGGACTCCGGTACCTCAACCTCAGCTTTAATGCACTAAGCGGCACCATCCCGCTCAGCATCGGGACGCTTCACAACCTTTCTTCTCTAGACTTAGGAAACAACCGGCTCTCTGGTGAGATTCCGTCGCTACTCGGGAGCTCACCAGCTCTAGAGTCCGTCAGTCTCCCCAACAATCTTCTTGGCGGAGAAATCCCACAGTCGCTGGCAAATAGTTCCTCATCCCTTACCATACTCTTGCTTGCACAAAACCAGTTGCAAGGATTCATTCCTGATTTTGGTAAACTCTCAAGACTAGAAATGCTTGATCTCTCCTACAACAACCTAGTAGGGACAGTGCCACGCTCCATTTTCAATTCGTCAGCGTTGTACTTTCTTGGGCTGGCCAACAATAATCTTGGAGGAACACTGCCTTCTGACATGGGTAACACACTTCCTAACATCGAAATACTGATGATGTCCGACAATCATtttgagggagatatccccccctcACTACAAAATGCCTCCGGCATGACGTATATCCATCTAGGCAACAACTCTCTTACTGGGGTGATCCCTTCTTTCAGCTCCATGTCGAACTTGGAGTACGTAATGTTGTACTCAAATCAGCTAGAGGCTGGAGACTGGACATTCTTCTCCTCTTTGGCAAATTGTACGCAGTTGGAAAATCTAAATGTAGATACAAACAACTTGCGCGGGGCCTTACCAGAAGATTCCATAGCGAATCTGCCAAAAAGCTTGACCGCTCTAACTCTAAGTTCAAACAACATATCTGGTATCATCCCATTGGAGATTGGCAACATGTCTAATCTTTCCATGCTCTATCTTGATAGAAATATTTTCATGGGGCCTATACCTTATACGCTTGGTCAGCTACGCAATCTGGTTGTACTTAGCCTTTCACAGAACGAATTTACCGGGGAAATACCACCTTCCCTTGGCAGCCTAATTCAACTAGAAGAGCTTTATTTGCAAGAAAATCAATTGAGTGGAAGCTTACCTGAAAGTTTAAGTAGCTGCAAGAATTTGTTGGCACTAAACATTTCCTGTAATACCATTGGTGGAAGCATAAGCGGACACATGTTGgccgggttgaattcattgagttgGCTACTTGATTTATCACACAACCAACTCGCAATGTCCATACCACAAGAGATGGGTAACTTGATAAACCTTGGTTCGTTGAACATCTCTCACAATAATCTCACAGGTAGAATCCCGTCCACTCTTGGTGAGTGTGTCCGGCTGGAATCGCTTCGCTTAGAAGGGAACCTCCTACAAGGAACAATTCCACAATCACTATCAGGCCTCAAAGGCATCCAACAATTAGATTTTTCCCACAACAATCTATCTGGTACAATCCCAAAGTTCCTCGAGACCTTCACCTCGTTACAGTACCTGAATATGTCCTTCAACAACTTGGAAGGGCCAGTTCCCACAGGTGGAGTGTTCGCTAACAAAAGTGGTACTTTTGTCCAAGGAAACCCACGCCTTTGTGGAAACGTAGCCGTAGAAGAGTTGCCTATGTGCTTTGCTTCGGCGTCCACAAAAAAGCAAAAGGTTGTCATTCCAATGATGATAGCTCTCTCAGCTCTTGTTGCCCTTGCTTTTATCTTGGGGATGTTCATCTTTTGGTTGAAGAGGAGGTATACATCTAGTGAGAGAATAGGCCATTCACACATGGAGCTGAAAAGGATAACATATGGTGACGTCAACAAAGCAACGAATACTTTTTCCCCGGCCAGCCTAGTTGGTTCCGGGCAATTTGGGACAGTCTACAAAGGTTGGTTCGACGCGGAAGATGGTACTGTTGCTGTTAAAGTCTTCAAGCTCAACCAGCATGGCGCATTGCATAGCTTCATTGCTGAGTGCAAAGCATTGCAACACATCCGCCACCGGAATCTCGTGAAGGTGATAACCGCGTGCTCAACTTATGACCCAGTGGGAAATGAGTTCAGGGCTCTAGTCTTTGAGTATATGTCCAACGGAAGCCTTGAAGACCGACTTCATAACCACCAGTGTGGTGGTTTGAGTTTAGGTGCAGTGATATGCATATCAGTTGACATTGCTTGTGCTCTTGAATATCTACATAACCAGTGCATCCCGCCGGTTGTTCACTGCGATCTGAAACCAAGCAACATACTTTTCGACAATGACGATACTGCACGTATTTGCGACTTTGGTTTGGCAAAGCTAATTCATGGTTGTTCACCTGGAGGGCAGAGCGGCACAACAAGCATAGTTGGACCAAGGGGGTCTATTGGGTACATACCTCCTG AGTATGGTATGGGCAGTGAAATCTCCATCGAGGGAGACATCTATAGCTATGGCATTGTTCTTTTGGAAATGCTAACACGGAAACGGCCTACTAATGAAGAGTTCAGTGATGGCTTGACACTCCCCAAGTATGTAGAAGAATCACTTTCACGAACCCAAGACATGCTGCAACCCAGCCTTGCTTCGGAGACGGGAGATCAGCGTGCTGATCATATCCCAAACTTGCAAGAATGCAACATATTTGCGATGAAGGATATATGTGCTCTCCGTCTCCTTAAACTTGGCTTATTATGCTCTGCGGAATCACCGAAGGATCGCCCAGCGATGCATGATGTCTACGGTGAAGTAATTGAAGTAAAAGAGGCATTTTTCTCTATGGACAACTGA